The segment CATACGCACCCTCTACCTCACCCATGATGTGTTCCAGAAGATCCCGGTACATCCGGCTTTCAAGCCAGCCATCGGAGGACTTTTTGTTGGCTTCATTGGATACTTCTATCCACAGGTAAGGGGTATCGGATACAATGTGATCACAGAAGTTCTGGCCAACAACTTCACACTCCAGTTGCTGCTTATACTTCTTGTCCTTAAGATACTGGCATTTTCCTTCACCATCGGTTCCGGAAATGCAGGGGGGTCCATTATTCCATCAATGTTCGTAGGTGCCATGCTGGGCGGGGCTTACGGGACCATCGTACACCAGCTTTTTCCCGCAAGTACCGCCGTTTCCGGAGCATATGCACTTGTAGGCATGGCTGCCACCCTTGCCGGCACCGTGAGAGCACCACTTACTTCCATGCTGATCCTCTTTGAGCTCACCAAGGACTATAACCTGATACTGCCGCTGATGTTCGCATGTGTTGTCAGCAACTCGATCGCAAACGGCCTTCATGAAGAATCCATATTCACAGAAGTCCTAAAACGTCGTGGCTTCACAATTCGTCGTGGAAAAGAGATCAACGTAATGGAATCCATGCTTGTCAAAGGCAATATGATAACCGATGTACACACACTCTCAATGAACGATACTGCAAAGGACCTTCTTGACCTTATGCAGTCAAGCCGTCATGCAGGGTTCCCGGTCCTTGACGAAAATAAGAAGCTCCGCGGAATTGTAACCCTTGAGGACATGCGAGATAAAGTGAATTACGGAGAACTTGACACAAAGATCAGCGAGATCGCAACCCTTGTTCCTGTGGTGGCATATCCGGATGAATCACTGGACGTTGTCCTTAAAAGACTTGCAATGAGGGATATCGGAAGACTGCCTGTTGTTTCCAGGACCGATGAAGCAAACCTACTGGGAATTATCACAAGAAGTGATGTTGTTAAATCCTATAACAAGGAAATTGTCAAGAGTGTTCATGAAAAGGACATTCAAAATTAAAGAAAAGATCGGTCGCAAAGATAACCGAAGCCACTAATTCCACTGAAAGATCAGTCCAACAACCTTGCAAGTAAATATCCTGAAGTTGTATCATATATCTCAACATTACAGGAACTGCCTGGCTTGACCGAACCCTCGGGGATCACCACCGGTTTGTACGAACCTGTTCGAGCCATCACTCCCTTTACCTTGGCATCCATGGATACGAAGACCTCGCCTTTCCATCCAACCATCTTTTGCTTTGATGCCAGTTTAATCTCATCACAGAGACTGTGAAGTTCACCTGACCTGTTGACAACGATCCGACTGTCTATATTGCGATATTCCAGTGCCTTTGTGAGAGGACGCGGGGTGTAGCGGGATATGTTCACCTTGTCCGGTCTGATCGTCTTTACCCATTCCAGTGTCTTGCTGAAGTCCTCATCCGTCTCCCCAGGAAATCCGACAATGATATCTGTAAAAACGGTGAGCTCCGGGAAGACTTCCCTGAAGCGTGCAATGATGTCATTTGTTTCCTCTATGTTGTGGAAACGGTTCATCTTTTTCAGGACATCATTGGATGCGGATTGTATCGGGAGGTGAAGGATCTTATAGATCTTGTCCGACCTGAAGACCTCAATGAGATCATCGATTATCGGAGTTACAGAGAAGGGATTCATCATACCCACACGGACCTTGAACTCACCCGGGATCGCCACGATACGTTCCAGAAGTTCCGGAAGCAGAACATCCCTGTCAGTCCCGTACTGCCCGTTGTCCTGTGAGGTCAGCCATATCTCACGGCATCCTTCGGAAACTGCCATTCGGACATCTTCAACGATGGAATCCGCATCAAAGGACCTCAGGTTTCCCCTTGCAATTGTCACAATACAGTATGCACAGCTGTAATTGCAACCCTGTGATATCTGGCAGATGTGGATGTTCGGATTGAACCTTGAATGGGCGGTCTTAAGGAAACCTTCCGGTTCGCTGCTCAGCAGTTCCACCCTTTCACGTGAACCACCGTTGCGCGTATTCTCGATGATATTCAGGACCTTGCCGATCTTTGCAATGGAATTAACTCCAAGGATATGGGCATCAGGGTTCTTCTCAAGTATGGCTTCCAGTTGCACCTGTGGCATGCATCCGGTGACGATCACATCCACAGCCCTGTTACCGAGGTCCTCTATCTTGTGGAGGATCTTCTGCTCGGTGGCATACTTCACAGTACAGGTGTTGATAACAACAACCTCGGCATCTTTTTCAGCAACCAGCTCATGCCCGAGATCCCTGACCGCTGCGATCATGATCTCGGACGATGCCTGGTTTGCCGAGCATCCGTACGTCAGGACATGTACTTTCATTTTTTCAATTATTACAGACGTAGAGGAGTATCCTCTTTTTCACCTATGTAAATGGAATCGGTGAACTTGACAACACCGGAACTACCCATGGAGATGCTGTTCACCCTTGCGTCACCGCCACCGAAGAGGTTGACCTGGTGCAGGAACTGACCCGGAGTGATACCGGATGCTGCAAAGATAACGTCCTTTCCAGGAACGAGCTTCTCGGTGTCAAGCACATCATTGATGTTCTCCTCGGTGATTCCCATGGTGTTGAGCCTTGGCATCTTCTCTGCCTTCTCCGCTTCGATCTCTTCCTGGGATTTTCCGTTAGCAACCGTTGGAAGCACAAGCCTTGCAAGGACCTTTCCACCAAGGATCTTCATGGCAGAAGCAGTCAATACAGCCTCACCTGAACCTCCTGAACCCATTACAACGTGTACACCTGAACCCCTGATAGAAGTGGATACTCCTGGCATGAGGTCGCCGTCACTGACAAGACTTACACGTGCACCGGTTGCACGGATCTCTTCGATCTTGCTCTTGTGCCTTTCCCTGTCAAGGATAACAACTACCAATTCCTCGATGTCCCTGTTCAGGGCCTTTGCAACGATCTCGAGATTGTCTTTGACCGGCGCATCGAGGTCGATCTTTTCATCGGGGTGCTCTTTCTCGTACTTCACTACCTGTGAACCCACGACGATCTTGTCCATATAGACATCAGGACCGTGGAAGAGCCCACCAGGTTCTGCCATTGCCATAACAGAGATGGAACCTGGAATTCCGTCTGCAGTAAGGTTCGTTCCCTCGAGAGGGTCCACTGCAATATCTACAGCAATGTCACCTTTGCCTGTACCTACTTCCTCACCGATGTACAGCATAGGAGCTTCGTCACGTTCACCCTCACCGATCTTGATAGTTCCTTTGAAATCAAGACAGTTCAGCATTCTTCGCATGGCTTCCACAGAAACGTGATCTGCATAGTTCTTGTCTCCTCTTCCCATCTGGTAGGAAGCGGCGATAGCTGCAGCCTCGGTTACGTGAACGAGGCTTGGTAACAGGGCAGTCTCAATAGGACCTGCGCTTTTCATCATGTTCTCTGCTGTCTTTGGGTGAGGCAAAATATCATCTCCGATAAATGTATATGGCTGACTAATGTTCCAAACCTATTAATATTTTCCACCGGCTCCATTTTCCTGCCGGAGTGGACTTATTTCAGGACATCCACAAGAGCAACGCGTTCCAGTACGAGATAAGGGATCTTTTCATCTCCAACTGCATCAAGTTCATCAGCTGTGATACAGAACTGTGAAACAATGTCAGCCTTCTTCGAATCTGAATATGGCATTACTGAAGAGGGTTCAATTGATCCGGAAAGATCGTTCACGGCATTGTCCACTGAAGCAGTTTCCCCGATAACGATGAACAGCACATTCATCCTGCCTTCCGTAAGACCTATGGAAAAAGCTTCCCCTATCTGACGCTTTCCGGAAGCATATCGCATGATCTCAACACCAAGGTCGTTGGCAACGTTCGTACCGTTATCCATTGATCGCATGGCCTTTATGATGGCACTGTCCACATGTTCCCTGCCTGCGACCTTGTCCGCATTGACCCCCTGTATGATAACATCATGTTCTGATGACATTGCGGAAAGTCTTCCAAGGTACGGACGCAGTTCATCGATGAAGATCGAACCTTCTACTAGCCGGATATCCATAGGTGTAAAGGATACCATTTTCATTCAATAAGTATAACGGTCGGGACAGGAAAATGAAAGGAATTTTGTTGCTCAAAAACGTTTTTTCCGCTTCTTTTATTTAGGTTGTCATTTATTAAACAGATTATAATAGATACTATGAATAGATAATATAACCAGACATAATCGATCAGAACATTGATGCTTTTATTTTGAGGAGACCTGTGATGTACCAGCTGGAATGCATAGAATGCGGTCAAAAGTATACCGATTCGGAAGTCGTCTATAC is part of the Methanococcoides methylutens MM1 genome and harbors:
- a CDS encoding tRNA (N(6)-L-threonylcarbamoyladenosine(37)-C(2))-methylthiotransferase, giving the protein MKVHVLTYGCSANQASSEIMIAAVRDLGHELVAEKDAEVVVINTCTVKYATEQKILHKIEDLGNRAVDVIVTGCMPQVQLEAILEKNPDAHILGVNSIAKIGKVLNIIENTRNGGSRERVELLSSEPEGFLKTAHSRFNPNIHICQISQGCNYSCAYCIVTIARGNLRSFDADSIVEDVRMAVSEGCREIWLTSQDNGQYGTDRDVLLPELLERIVAIPGEFKVRVGMMNPFSVTPIIDDLIEVFRSDKIYKILHLPIQSASNDVLKKMNRFHNIEETNDIIARFREVFPELTVFTDIIVGFPGETDEDFSKTLEWVKTIRPDKVNISRYTPRPLTKALEYRNIDSRIVVNRSGELHSLCDEIKLASKQKMVGWKGEVFVSMDAKVKGVMARTGSYKPVVIPEGSVKPGSSCNVEIYDTTSGYLLARLLD
- a CDS encoding chloride channel protein, which translates into the protein MNNRLSRWNIRDAIFRGLHSEPGISNNLAVLIGIFTGLTIVAYDFCLKYAEGVFWNGAGTTGHYYVIFIPAIGGLFVGVVTHLYKDLKRCNVAEVIEGTALHGGRIRIREAFREVFLSIVSIATGGSVGKEAPGILAGAGIGTIFAKTMHAPDNRYRIFLGCGASGGIAAAFNAPLAGVVFVVEVILGELETRTFIPIVLSSVFATLVANLIFEVHPIEVSYYGLVDPIRESGLYLVLGILCGIASVIIIRTLYLTHDVFQKIPVHPAFKPAIGGLFVGFIGYFYPQVRGIGYNVITEVLANNFTLQLLLILLVLKILAFSFTIGSGNAGGSIIPSMFVGAMLGGAYGTIVHQLFPASTAVSGAYALVGMAATLAGTVRAPLTSMLILFELTKDYNLILPLMFACVVSNSIANGLHEESIFTEVLKRRGFTIRRGKEINVMESMLVKGNMITDVHTLSMNDTAKDLLDLMQSSRHAGFPVLDENKKLRGIVTLEDMRDKVNYGELDTKISEIATLVPVVAYPDESLDVVLKRLAMRDIGRLPVVSRTDEANLLGIITRSDVVKSYNKEIVKSVHEKDIQN
- the glpX gene encoding class II fructose-bisphosphatase produces the protein MPHPKTAENMMKSAGPIETALLPSLVHVTEAAAIAASYQMGRGDKNYADHVSVEAMRRMLNCLDFKGTIKIGEGERDEAPMLYIGEEVGTGKGDIAVDIAVDPLEGTNLTADGIPGSISVMAMAEPGGLFHGPDVYMDKIVVGSQVVKYEKEHPDEKIDLDAPVKDNLEIVAKALNRDIEELVVVILDRERHKSKIEEIRATGARVSLVSDGDLMPGVSTSIRGSGVHVVMGSGGSGEAVLTASAMKILGGKVLARLVLPTVANGKSQEEIEAEKAEKMPRLNTMGITEENINDVLDTEKLVPGKDVIFAASGITPGQFLHQVNLFGGGDARVNSISMGSSGVVKFTDSIYIGEKEDTPLRL
- the cgi121 gene encoding KEOPS complex subunit Cgi121, whose amino-acid sequence is MKMVSFTPMDIRLVEGSIFIDELRPYLGRLSAMSSEHDVIIQGVNADKVAGREHVDSAIIKAMRSMDNGTNVANDLGVEIMRYASGKRQIGEAFSIGLTEGRMNVLFIVIGETASVDNAVNDLSGSIEPSSVMPYSDSKKADIVSQFCITADELDAVGDEKIPYLVLERVALVDVLK